The Pseudomonas allokribbensis genome has a window encoding:
- a CDS encoding DNA polymerase III subunit chi, giving the protein MDTPKPLQKPAHLLDDLESIRQLLGDDNLQPPLLTDTVDDGEQEQIPMLFDSVATEPPAVEPPPATVAKPATAPVAPVDKGPDALLHLDSELRAAAQLIMQDVIDDFAPHIETEIKRRLEARMERLLSQYE; this is encoded by the coding sequence ATGGACACTCCAAAACCGCTGCAAAAACCCGCGCACTTGCTGGATGACCTCGAGTCGATCCGCCAGTTGCTGGGCGATGACAACCTGCAACCGCCGCTTTTGACCGATACGGTCGATGATGGCGAACAGGAACAGATTCCGATGCTGTTCGACTCGGTCGCCACTGAGCCACCCGCCGTCGAACCGCCACCCGCTACCGTCGCGAAACCCGCCACCGCGCCCGTCGCACCTGTGGACAAAGGCCCCGACGCGCTGCTGCACCTGGACAGCGAACTGCGCGCCGCTGCGCAACTGATCATGCAAGACGTGATCGATGACTTCGCCCCGCACATCGAAACCGAAATCAAACGTCGCCTCGAGGCACGGATGGAACGGCTTCTGAGCCAGTACGAATAA
- a CDS encoding DNA polymerase III subunit chi, giving the protein MTKVDFYILPSADPSARLDFACKLTEKAWRMGHRIYLHCSDAAQREDLDARLWAFKGETFVPHGPAESEPEGLIVLGLGDDCGQHQDLLVNLDLKVPAFANKFARVAEVVVEDPAIRAAARESFRFYREQGYPLQDHRLQRL; this is encoded by the coding sequence ATGACCAAAGTCGACTTCTACATCCTGCCCAGTGCCGATCCTTCGGCGCGTCTGGATTTTGCCTGCAAGCTCACCGAGAAAGCCTGGCGCATGGGCCACCGCATCTACCTGCATTGCAGCGATGCCGCCCAACGCGAAGACCTCGATGCGCGACTGTGGGCGTTCAAGGGCGAAACCTTCGTGCCCCATGGCCCGGCCGAGAGCGAACCGGAAGGTTTGATCGTGCTTGGATTGGGCGATGACTGCGGCCAGCATCAGGACTTGCTGGTCAACCTCGACCTGAAAGTCCCGGCCTTCGCCAACAAATTCGCCCGAGTGGCGGAAGTGGTGGTGGAAGATCCGGCGATCCGTGCGGCTGCGCGGGAGAGTTTCCGTTTCTACCGGGAACAGGGCTATCCTCTGCAAGACCACCGTTTACAGCGACTCTGA